AATTTCCAGGCCATCAATGGCGACACGGTCGATGTCTTCGGCCCAGACCCCATGAGTGGTTGAGGTGATCGTTCCCCCGGAATCAATGGTTGTACCATCTCCGGTGATCGAAAACAGGCCGGGAGTTCGTACCAATCGAATACCGGCACTATTTGAATAGAAGTTATTCGTCACATTCAAGTCAGGCCCCGTGGAAGGGCCGGCGTTCACAGTGGTGAGCACCATCGAGATATTCGAATCTTGAATATCGATGGCTGACGCCCCCGTCACATCGATCACACCACTTGTAGAACTCAGTGTTCCTGTATTGGCGTTAGCAATGAAAGCCAGGTTGTTTGCTGCTGTGATATTCAAATTACCAAAGTTCACATTACCAACATTGTTTTCTACAAAGACGGCAGCCCCAACCTCAGGAGGTGTCTGAGTTACAAATGGAATGCTGTTTGCCGTTACACCAAGAGAAGAAAAGTTGATCACCGGAGTCGTATTCAGAATGTGAACGGTGGGGACTGTCGCCAAGGCGGTTCCTGTAACTGTTGTATTACCAAAGGTCACCGTAGGCGCAGTGCCACCCTGTCCCGCATTATCGATCAACAAGACAGAACTCGTAGTACTACTATTCGATAGATTTGTACTTCCCATGCGGATGATGGGACTGTCATCCATCACAATGAATGCTTCAAGTGCAGTTCCCGAAACCGTTGTGGTACCTTCGACATTAAATGAACCGGTATTCCCGCCAGCATTGAACGAGATACCTTCACCCGTACTCCCAATAACATCAAGAGAACCTTCAAAGATGATATTTCCGCTTGTACTATTGATGTCGATACCGTGCTCTGTTGCAAGAGAAACACCATTCGAGATCGAAGTGTTTCCAACAACTGCCATATTTCCTGACAAATTGTTGACCAACAGACCGGTTCCATTACGATTCAGAATACTGATATCCTCCATCTGGAACACACCCTGAAAATCTTCGACGAAAATACTGGCATCTGTAGCTGAATCAATGGTCGTGGCAGCCTGTCCGGTATTTCTAAAGGTCACAATCGCATTACCAGTACCCCCAGTGACGTGAATACCTTCATTTGTACTGCCTGTAATTGTTACGTTATCCAGAACAGCACCACCTGCGATATTGTTAATTAAAACACCTTGACTGTTTGTATCAACAATCGTCGAGCCTGTCATATTCACAGAGCTTCCGGTTGTGTTCTGAATCAAGACAGCACGACCTGCACCAGTATTGGTGATGGTACCTCCATCATATCTGACGAGGGGGTCTCCGCCGTCTACGACAAATGCATTCCCGGCTGTGTTGGTCACATTGGTTGTGTTGAAGGACAAACTGCCTGTAGTACTGCTCAGGAAGATGCCTTCACCGACAGCATTGTTGATATCAACAAAATTGACATCCGCCTCGGAAATACCAATTCCCACAACACCGCGGCCTGTGGGTGTGTTCATGATAAAACCGGAAAACTCGCTGTTCGATGCCAGAATCACACCATCACCGACCGTATTATTAAAGGTAGGACGTACCAGACTGTTGGGTCGGAGCGGATTACCAAACGAGGGTGAGTTAGGCAATAGTCGGGAACCAAATCCCTGGATATCGATGAAGTGATCAATTCCCTGACCTTCACCTAACACTCGATCTCCGGCGGCAAGCGTGATGGGAGGCCCGTTATTGAATTCACTTCCGGCGTGGGTAAAGATGATGTCGGTATCAGGTCCTGCCTGTGCTTCGGCGATGGTCTGGAAAGGAGTCAGCACCATACCGTCGCCCCCCGCTGCCGCCAGCGAATCGACGTGTGAGACCGTCCAAGGTAGACCGGTTGCAGGATTAACGGCGATAAGCCCGGAATCGACTACGTCACGTTTTTCAACCACAACATTGTATTTTTTCCGGACCCGTTCAGCCATACGATACATCTGGGTCGATTTTTCCATCTTGTTCCACTCTGGACGTCCTGCAAAGTTCCAGGTGATATTGAAGAAAACATTCGTATTGAATGTTGCATCATTCGTAATGCTCAACTCTGTCAAAACATTCGGTAATGGATTAGCCTGGATACGACCGCTCCAACCCCAGACATCTTCACTGCCCGTCGCGGCAAAATGATAGGTTCCGGCATAAATTCTTGCTTCATGCTTTTGTGCCAGTTGCCCCCAGATCGGGACCCCAATTTCCGCATCAAAACCACGCATGGCTGTTCCCAGGGTTCGTGTCTGGTCATACAGAACATTGAAACCTGAAAATCGTTGACTGCCTTCGTTGAACTCCAGGTTTAACTCTTTTTGACGCGTACCGAACGGCAGATAAAAGTTTCCGTTCGCATCCCAGTAACGTCCCATCGTTTCCACGTTGAGAACCAATTGCTGGAAGATTTTTGTCGAAGAATCATCCCGGCCGTAGTAAACACTCGAACCGAAGATCCGATCTGTGTCGTAATTAAAAAAGCGATAACCAAAACCAGCACTTCCCCCCAAGTGACCACGATTGGTCCGGAACAGTTGAAAGTTTCCAAACAGCATGCCGGCATCGTCCGGATTTTTGGTCCAGGTAAACAGATAAGGCATCGCTTCCAGGTAAGAAATCGATTCATCCAGACCTACGGTCTTACCTGCCTGATGACCGGCACGAAACAGGGTTCCCATGCCATTCCCGGGAATGACAGATTGTATTCCTTCGAGACTGCCTTCGGTCTCTGTCCCATCAGCAATGATCGTTTGAAATTCGACTTCTTCTTGGGCCAATAATGTTCCTGACATGGCGGAGATCGCCAGAACGATTACGCCGGCGATCAGGCGAAATGCAATTTTCATAAACCGTCCAGAATAGCTTGATGTCAACACAGGCATCTGTTTCACCTCGACAATGCACTCTGAGTGCAATTTGGCGTTATCGTCCCGCTCTGTTGTATTTTGATCTGTCATGAAATTGTTTTGATCTATGACAATATTTTCAGGAAAATCCATGAGATTATCTCAACAAGTAATCTTCTGAATTCAGGAACAAGTCCCGAAAAACTCACTGGACTTGAACTATCAAGTTGCTTTGACACAACACGCAAGCACTCAAACACAGACCATTCCACCAAAGGCAGAACGCAACCCTCTTACAGGGAAACAGGTCTGTTATGAATGACTTGAAAAAATCAATTGTTTAAAGGAATTGTTTCAGTACGACCGGCTGGTAATCATCATGAGAGAGGTTGTTTAGATCATTACACTTCTATCGAAAGATAGAAACTGGTCGAACTTAAAGGATATGTTGTGACACGAACCGGGAAAAATGAGGTTTTTAACGGAAACGTGCTACTGGTATTTGATAAGTTAACTGGTTGTATTTAATGTGAATTGTGACTCGGAAGAATCATGAGACGTCCTTGTGATAAGGCTGTCCCGTTTTGGATGAAACAGGAAAGTAATTCCGAATGGTTTACCTTCTTGACCGTCCTGAGAGAGATTGATTCTTTGAGTTTAAGAGATGTTGGGCGGGAACATATTCTAATTTCAAATCCGACGAAAGACGAATTTGACATTTCAGTTGAGAATTTTTTGACAATTTTCAAAATAGTCAGCGAAAAAAAACAGTTCGCATCCTTTCTGACCCCTAAAAAAAGGGGAAATGGCATACATCATAAATGAGTAATGAACCCTATTTAGTTAATCTGGCCTTGAAACTGGCAGCCGGTCTCGAAACACTGCCTCACGCAGAGTTAGAAAAACATCGCTCATTTATCCTGTCACAACAACAGCCAGATGGGGGGTTTACCGGCAGAGAAGGAGACTCGGATCTCTATTATACCGGGTTTGCCGTTCGAAGCCTGGGCATCTTAGGAGGTCTTGAAAAGCAGGATGCGGACAACATCAGCCGATTTCTGAAGCAATTCGTGCTTGAAAAACTATCAACCATTGACCTGCTGAGTTGGCTTTATTGTGCCTTGATCGTACAGGCATCAGGCGGTGAAGACCTGCTGGCAACAGCCCCTGACAATTGGAATACCCGAATTTCACTCAATCTGGAACGTCTGAGAACCACTGACGGCGGCTATGCCAAGTCAGAACAGGGCGCCCTGGGAAGCACTTACCACAGTTTCCTCGTCGTATTAATTTATCAGCTCATTGGCCTGGATGTTCCCGATCCAAATGATTTGATTCAGTTTCTCTATGACCGTCAGCGTGATGATGGAGGTTTCGTCGAAATTTCCCCCATGAAACGTAGCGGAACGAACCCGACAGCAGCAGCAGTCGCCACACTGATCATCTTGAACGCCATGGATGAAGAGCTGAAAAGCGATGTAAGCGACTTTCTCAAGCAGGTTAAAAGCTCGGAAGGGGGCTATCAGGCAAATACACGAATTCCTTTTGCCGATGGCCTGTCCACGTTTACGGGACTACTGACGGCACTGGATCTGGAGCTGTTTTCGCTGATTGAGCACGACCAGACCCTGAAATTCATGACCGAATGGCTGGAGTTCCCCATCGGAGGCTTCCGCGGCGCCAGTTGGGATGAACAGGCAGATGTGGAGTATACCTTTTACGGCCTGGGAGTCCTGGCTTTACTCGCAAGCTGTCCGGAGAAGTGACTCCAATTACTCGGGAGTATCTTCCAGATAAAGCAAGCGCCCACACGACTTACAGAAAACCAGTCGCCCGGAATTCAATTCCACACGCAATTGCGGCTCGATCATCACATTACAGGCAGAACAAAACCGCCCCTCAACAGGTGCCAGAGCGCCAGCACCATGTGAACGCACGAGCCGCGCGAACATGACTTTGAGGCTCTCAGGAATAATCTGCTCTGCATCAGCAATTGTCGCTTTGCATTCCTCAATTTCTTCATTTAATCGATTGCGGGCAGATTCAAAATCCTGGGCCGTTTTTTTCGCTTCTGCATGTGCGGCGTCTTTTTGCTTCACCCAGGACTGAACTTCCTCTTCTTTCTTATCGATTTTGTCCATCAATTCCAGAATTTCATCTTCCAGAACGCTATTGGCCATCTCGTCGGCTGCAATTTGACCTTTAATGATATCAAATTCTTTATTCGAGGAAGCGGAATTCAGCTTGCCCTTCAAATCCAGGATCTTAGCTTCGTTAGACTGCAAATCCAGGTTTTTCTGCTGCACCTGTTTTTTTAACTGCAGTACCTGGTCCTGAACTTCCTTCAGCTTTTCTTCCTGAATTAAAGCAAACTGCTCCTTCAGTTTAATTCGCTTGGGACCCTGCTCTAATTTCTGGTCCACATCATATAGTCTCAGATATAAATGATGTAAAGCTTTTAAACTGGCTGCAGTAGTCGACATGTTAAAGAACTCCAGAAACGCTTATTTTTGTGAGGTGCTATGCGGCGGACCTCAGTGCACTTGCTTTGTTATAAAGTTTTTTCCAGCAAATAGCCAGACTCACGCAGGAAATTGAACGGATCTTCCCGGCAGCTTTGGGAATCGGCGGCAATGAACGTCTCTCCATTCAAAAAAAAACGCCGATCAAAAATGATCGGCGTTTGATTCTCAGATGCTGGCAGAAGCCGTGGCATCCACTTCTTCTTCGGAGGACTCCGCTTGCCCCCAATCCGGGGCCAGGCCTTCAATAAAGCCCTGCAGCTGCTTACTGCGGACAGGATGTTGCAGCTTTCTAACGG
This window of the Gimesia fumaroli genome carries:
- a CDS encoding prenyltransferase/squalene oxidase repeat-containing protein; translated protein: MSNEPYLVNLALKLAAGLETLPHAELEKHRSFILSQQQPDGGFTGREGDSDLYYTGFAVRSLGILGGLEKQDADNISRFLKQFVLEKLSTIDLLSWLYCALIVQASGGEDLLATAPDNWNTRISLNLERLRTTDGGYAKSEQGALGSTYHSFLVVLIYQLIGLDVPDPNDLIQFLYDRQRDDGGFVEISPMKRSGTNPTAAAVATLIILNAMDEELKSDVSDFLKQVKSSEGGYQANTRIPFADGLSTFTGLLTALDLELFSLIEHDQTLKFMTEWLEFPIGGFRGASWDEQADVEYTFYGLGVLALLASCPEK
- a CDS encoding beta strand repeat-containing protein, with amino-acid sequence MKIAFRLIAGVIVLAISAMSGTLLAQEEVEFQTIIADGTETEGSLEGIQSVIPGNGMGTLFRAGHQAGKTVGLDESISYLEAMPYLFTWTKNPDDAGMLFGNFQLFRTNRGHLGGSAGFGYRFFNYDTDRIFGSSVYYGRDDSSTKIFQQLVLNVETMGRYWDANGNFYLPFGTRQKELNLEFNEGSQRFSGFNVLYDQTRTLGTAMRGFDAEIGVPIWGQLAQKHEARIYAGTYHFAATGSEDVWGWSGRIQANPLPNVLTELSITNDATFNTNVFFNITWNFAGRPEWNKMEKSTQMYRMAERVRKKYNVVVEKRDVVDSGLIAVNPATGLPWTVSHVDSLAAAGGDGMVLTPFQTIAEAQAGPDTDIIFTHAGSEFNNGPPITLAAGDRVLGEGQGIDHFIDIQGFGSRLLPNSPSFGNPLRPNSLVRPTFNNTVGDGVILASNSEFSGFIMNTPTGRGVVGIGISEADVNFVDINNAVGEGIFLSSTTGSLSFNTTNVTNTAGNAFVVDGGDPLVRYDGGTITNTGAGRAVLIQNTTGSSVNMTGSTIVDTNSQGVLINNIAGGAVLDNVTITGSTNEGIHVTGGTGNAIVTFRNTGQAATTIDSATDASIFVEDFQGVFQMEDISILNRNGTGLLVNNLSGNMAVVGNTSISNGVSLATEHGIDINSTSGNIIFEGSLDVIGSTGEGISFNAGGNTGSFNVEGTTTVSGTALEAFIVMDDSPIIRMGSTNLSNSSTTSSVLLIDNAGQGGTAPTVTFGNTTVTGTALATVPTVHILNTTPVINFSSLGVTANSIPFVTQTPPEVGAAVFVENNVGNVNFGNLNITAANNLAFIANANTGTLSSTSGVIDVTGASAIDIQDSNISMVLTTVNAGPSTGPDLNVTNNFYSNSAGIRLVRTPGLFSITGDGTTIDSGGTITSTTHGVWAEDIDRVAIDGLEIITPTVSGIEWHETTVDDETRMTLTRVRVEDSAGAGVRIVNGRTFEMTESELLDNGTTGTEYSLEYTANIELTNTDDDAFNITLQNNTITDDSADAIHIQSGGLLDDSLLDVLLEGNSITNSASNSAGLDVRWEGPMNITVANANNFIGTGATNNQGINIDATSTELTDLLTLQVFNNNNFTITGDDSEGIQVQTEGPSNILITNNVDQGFVLSGEDSTGLRFLDLAANSNVTIDTNFITMSGIASNAIFFDLIDATDSSVIIDNNAMSLFDGGVDDNETAVGFNAMINGPLTLGTGVNNFVFVTSVGNNNSFILFNPGGGTFDGQISLNGFLLP
- a CDS encoding zinc ribbon domain-containing protein, which translates into the protein MSTTAASLKALHHLYLRLYDVDQKLEQGPKRIKLKEQFALIQEEKLKEVQDQVLQLKKQVQQKNLDLQSNEAKILDLKGKLNSASSNKEFDIIKGQIAADEMANSVLEDEILELMDKIDKKEEEVQSWVKQKDAAHAEAKKTAQDFESARNRLNEEIEECKATIADAEQIIPESLKVMFARLVRSHGAGALAPVEGRFCSACNVMIEPQLRVELNSGRLVFCKSCGRLLYLEDTPE